The following are encoded together in the Streptomyces tsukubensis genome:
- a CDS encoding 5-dehydro-4-deoxyglucarate dehydratase: protein MTSAPLAARLDGLLFFPVTAYAPDGSVDLDVYRTHVRRGIEAGAAAVFACCGTGEFHALTPEEFRDCVAAAVEVAAGRVPVVAGAGYGTALATRYARIAEEAGADGLLAMPPYLVVAGQEGLLRHYRELAAATSLDMIVYQRDNAVFAPSTVVELARTDRIVGFKDGLGDLDRMQRIISAVRTEVPEGLLYFNGLPTAELTGLAYRGIGVHLYSSAVFCFAPEIALAFHKALNSGDDVTANRLVDVFYRPLVELRNEGAGYAVSLVKAGVRMRGLDVGGVRPPLHEPDDAHVARLARLIDDGYALLAEN, encoded by the coding sequence GTGACGTCAGCCCCGCTCGCCGCTCGACTCGACGGTCTGCTGTTCTTCCCCGTCACCGCCTACGCCCCGGACGGCTCCGTGGACCTCGACGTCTACCGGACGCATGTGCGCCGGGGTATCGAGGCCGGGGCCGCCGCGGTCTTCGCCTGCTGCGGGACGGGGGAGTTCCACGCCCTGACCCCCGAGGAGTTCAGGGACTGCGTGGCCGCCGCGGTCGAGGTGGCGGCGGGACGGGTGCCGGTCGTCGCGGGCGCCGGATACGGCACCGCGCTCGCGACGCGCTACGCCCGCATCGCGGAGGAGGCAGGCGCCGACGGCCTCCTCGCCATGCCCCCCTACCTTGTCGTCGCAGGCCAGGAGGGGCTGCTGCGCCACTACAGGGAACTGGCGGCGGCCACCTCCCTCGACATGATCGTCTACCAGCGTGACAACGCCGTCTTCGCCCCGAGCACCGTGGTGGAGCTGGCCAGGACCGACCGCATCGTCGGCTTCAAGGACGGCCTCGGCGACCTCGACCGGATGCAGCGGATCATCAGCGCCGTCCGCACCGAGGTGCCCGAGGGACTGCTCTACTTCAATGGGCTGCCCACCGCCGAACTCACCGGACTCGCCTACCGGGGCATCGGCGTCCACCTCTACTCCTCGGCCGTCTTCTGCTTCGCGCCCGAGATCGCCCTCGCCTTCCACAAGGCCCTCAACTCGGGCGACGACGTGACCGCCAACCGTCTTGTCGACGTCTTCTACCGCCCCCTTGTCGAGCTGCGCAACGAGGGCGCCGGATACGCGGTCTCCCTTGTCAAGGCGGGCGTACGGATGCGCGGTCTCGACGTGGGCGGGGTACGGCCTCCGCTGCACGAGCCCGACGACGCGCATGTCGCCCGCCTCGCCCGCCTCATCGACGACGGCTACGCCCTGCTCGCGGAGAACTGA
- a CDS encoding NAD-dependent epimerase/dehydratase family protein, whose protein sequence is MPAPRTVLLTGAAGGLGTLMRGLLPAYGYDLRLLDMVPVEGEPDAIVADLADRDALREAVRGVDAVIHLAGISLEASFEKILKANIEGTYHLYEAAREEGVDRIVFASSNHAIGWTPYPKDGEPLIPVTTPRRPDTFYGLSKGFGEDLAQFYWDKHGMETVSVRIGSCFPEPTSVRMLSVWMSPEDGARLFHAALTAEEIGHTVVYGSSANTRLWWDLDSARALGYEPRDDSEPYAEKLVADHGELDPADPAQASVGGHFLTTPPIWPR, encoded by the coding sequence ATGCCCGCTCCCCGCACCGTCCTGCTGACCGGCGCCGCCGGCGGCCTCGGCACCCTGATGCGCGGCCTGCTGCCCGCCTACGGATACGACCTCCGGCTGCTCGACATGGTTCCCGTCGAGGGCGAACCCGACGCCATCGTCGCGGACCTCGCCGACCGTGACGCGCTGCGCGAGGCCGTCCGGGGCGTGGACGCGGTCATCCATCTCGCGGGCATCTCACTGGAAGCCTCCTTCGAGAAGATCCTCAAGGCCAACATCGAGGGCACCTACCACCTCTACGAGGCGGCCCGCGAGGAGGGCGTGGACCGTATCGTGTTCGCCTCCTCGAACCACGCGATCGGCTGGACCCCGTACCCGAAGGACGGCGAGCCGCTGATCCCCGTCACGACACCCCGGCGCCCCGACACCTTCTACGGGTTGTCCAAGGGCTTCGGCGAGGACCTGGCGCAGTTCTACTGGGACAAGCACGGCATGGAGACGGTCTCCGTGCGGATCGGTTCGTGCTTCCCCGAGCCCACCTCCGTACGCATGCTGTCGGTCTGGATGAGCCCCGAGGACGGCGCCCGGCTGTTCCACGCGGCCCTCACCGCCGAGGAGATCGGCCACACGGTGGTCTACGGGTCTTCCGCCAACACCCGCCTCTGGTGGGACCTCGACTCGGCGCGGGCACTGGGCTACGAGCCGCGGGACGACTCCGAGCCGTACGCGGAGAAGCTCGTCGCCGACCACGGCGAACTGGACCCGGCCGATCCTGCGCAGGCATCCGTCGGCGGCCACTTCCTCACGACCCCGCCCATCTGGCCCCGCTGA